One part of the Phycisphaeraceae bacterium genome encodes these proteins:
- a CDS encoding methyltransferase domain-containing protein yields MEQIEQAKPYNPHSYRAFLKEFLAHPRSTAAIAPSSRKLARRMVEGIDFSKISSMIEFGPGTGVFTSQVARSIRETDGSHCRFIAIELNDRMAANLNTVMPDVDVRHNDARKVASICNDEGIEQVDYIISGLGWPSIPAQIRDEILEQTHAVLREGGQFRTFGYHIGLTLPGAWGFRKTVRKLFRTVEISPVIWGNLPPAFVYTCTK; encoded by the coding sequence ATGGAGCAGATCGAGCAGGCAAAGCCGTACAACCCGCATTCGTACCGTGCGTTTTTGAAGGAGTTTCTTGCGCATCCGCGCTCGACCGCTGCGATCGCGCCGAGCTCACGCAAACTTGCGAGGCGAATGGTCGAGGGCATCGACTTTTCGAAGATCAGCTCAATGATTGAGTTTGGCCCTGGCACTGGTGTGTTCACGTCGCAGGTTGCAAGGTCTATTCGTGAAACAGATGGCTCACATTGCAGATTTATTGCGATCGAGCTGAATGACCGGATGGCTGCGAATCTGAACACAGTCATGCCTGATGTTGATGTGCGTCATAATGACGCGCGAAAGGTTGCATCCATATGCAACGATGAGGGTATTGAACAGGTGGACTACATCATCTCGGGGCTTGGCTGGCCCTCGATCCCTGCGCAGATCCGCGATGAGATTCTGGAGCAGACCCACGCGGTGCTGCGCGAGGGTGGGCAGTTCCGCACGTTCGGATACCACATCGGGCTCACACTCCCGGGAGCGTGGGGATTCCGGAAGACAGTGCGCAAATTATTCCGAACTGTTGAAATTAGCCCGGTGATCTGGGGCAATCTGCCGCCCGCGTTCGTGTACACCTGCACCAAGTAG
- a CDS encoding N-formylglutamate amidohydrolase, whose amino-acid sequence MSREKPIAVVLTCEHGGNEVPGAYSHLFANAQEVLLTHRGYDIGGLGVAERMSERLRVPLIASTTTRLLIDLNRSLDNPSCFSEFSRDLSESAKQEVIELFYLPYRSMVTQRIESEIRKKHRILHVSVHSFTDVLDGHVRSVDCALLFDPSRRFETEICQQWLAAMQLEDGCNLFRYNEPYKGTDDGLTTHLRTLFDDDEYAGIEIEIRQGLLHTLENQQRFGDLLSMTFARVAGIG is encoded by the coding sequence GTGTCCCGTGAGAAGCCCATTGCAGTGGTGTTGACGTGCGAGCACGGCGGAAACGAGGTGCCGGGTGCGTACTCACACTTATTTGCAAACGCACAGGAAGTTCTGCTAACGCATCGCGGGTACGACATCGGTGGGCTGGGTGTTGCGGAACGGATGAGCGAACGTCTGCGGGTGCCATTGATCGCATCGACGACCACCAGACTTCTGATCGATCTGAACAGATCGCTTGATAATCCCTCGTGCTTCAGCGAGTTCTCACGAGACTTGTCTGAGTCTGCGAAGCAGGAAGTTATCGAGTTGTTCTATCTGCCGTACCGATCTATGGTCACGCAGCGGATCGAGAGTGAGATACGCAAGAAGCATCGAATCTTGCATGTCAGCGTGCATTCGTTTACTGACGTGCTCGATGGGCATGTACGTTCGGTTGATTGTGCGCTGCTGTTCGATCCTTCGCGCAGATTCGAGACTGAGATATGTCAGCAATGGCTTGCTGCGATGCAACTGGAAGATGGCTGCAACCTGTTCCGTTATAATGAGCCGTACAAGGGCACGGATGACGGGCTAACGACGCATCTGCGTACCTTGTTCGACGATGACGAATACGCGGGTATCGAGATCGAAATCCGTCAGGGGTTGCTGCACACGCTTGAGAATCAGCAACGGTTTGGCGATCTGTTGTCCATGACATTTGCTCGTGTTGCTGGGATCGGCTGA